The proteins below are encoded in one region of Chitinophagaceae bacterium:
- a CDS encoding glycoside hydrolase family 3 C-terminal domain-containing protein — protein sequence MKKLVALLLIAVLSVAAINQKSKPVEPKVEDLLKKMTLEEKVGQMTQVTLAVVAKGAWANEDGSLDPALLKKAVVDYKVGSLLNTTAHALNVETWRKIITQIQDETKNTRLKIPIIYGLDAIHGQTYTLNSTLFPQNIAMAATRNPALVAAAAKVTAKELRASGVRWNFAPVLDIGRQPLWSRFPETYGEDVYIVKKMGAAGITAYEEDGLKSVTAVASCMKHYLGYSASRNGKDRTPIYLPEIELRAYYLPQFREAVKAGSSTIMINSSEINGVPVHSSKYLLTDVLRTELGFEGLIVTDWADIIRLHNWHHVASTPREAVVMAVNAGVDMSMVPSDFSFYDLLIEAVKKGEVKMTRIDDAVRRILTLKMKTGLFENPYPESAALENFGKPEYQTLALDAAREAMTLLKNQNNILPLSKNTKVLVAGPSAQSISALNGCWSYTWQGKEEQWYPTDSKTIYQAIKDKVGAANIITTSGKGFDNSMNYDIAALTNAAANADVIILCIGENAYAESPGNTPDLALDKNQADLAIAAYLTGKPVILVLTEGRPKFITNIEPPAKGILMAYWSGKKTGEAVADVLFGDYNPDGILPFSYPRSMGEMVLYDRKPSEDVREVFNDDIHTGYNPLYPFGHGLSYTTFEYSDIQLSTTELKGDEKLTVSVTVKNTGGWPGKHTVELYTHDVYASITPSMKRLRAFKKIYLTAGAMQTVTFTINKNDLAFVNAQLKTVTEPGEFEVIIGKNKVKFNYN from the coding sequence ATGAAAAAGTTAGTTGCATTGCTTCTTATTGCTGTGCTTTCAGTTGCAGCCATCAATCAGAAAAGTAAACCAGTTGAACCAAAGGTGGAAGATCTTTTAAAAAAGATGACCCTCGAAGAAAAAGTTGGACAAATGACCCAGGTTACACTGGCTGTAGTTGCCAAAGGAGCTTGGGCCAATGAAGATGGATCGCTTGATCCTGCATTATTGAAAAAAGCAGTGGTTGATTATAAAGTAGGGTCTCTGTTAAACACAACTGCGCATGCATTGAATGTAGAAACATGGAGAAAGATCATTACACAGATCCAGGATGAAACAAAAAATACACGTTTAAAAATTCCGATTATTTATGGCTTGGATGCCATACATGGTCAAACTTATACACTCAATTCAACCTTGTTCCCGCAAAATATTGCGATGGCTGCAACAAGAAATCCTGCGTTGGTTGCTGCTGCAGCAAAAGTTACTGCAAAGGAATTAAGAGCATCAGGAGTACGCTGGAACTTTGCTCCTGTACTTGATATCGGCCGTCAGCCTTTATGGTCAAGATTTCCTGAAACTTATGGTGAAGACGTATACATTGTTAAGAAAATGGGAGCAGCAGGAATAACCGCTTATGAAGAAGATGGATTAAAAAGCGTAACAGCTGTAGCCAGTTGTATGAAACATTATCTTGGGTACTCTGCATCAAGAAACGGAAAAGACAGGACGCCGATTTATTTACCTGAAATAGAATTGAGAGCATATTATTTGCCACAGTTCAGGGAAGCTGTGAAAGCAGGTTCATCAACCATCATGATCAATTCCAGTGAAATTAATGGTGTACCGGTACATTCAAGTAAATATTTATTAACCGATGTACTAAGAACGGAGCTTGGTTTTGAAGGATTGATTGTTACCGATTGGGCAGATATTATCCGTTTGCACAACTGGCATCATGTAGCATCAACCCCAAGAGAAGCTGTGGTGATGGCTGTAAATGCCGGAGTTGATATGAGCATGGTTCCAAGTGATTTTTCGTTTTATGATTTACTGATTGAAGCAGTGAAGAAAGGTGAAGTGAAAATGACACGTATTGATGATGCTGTAAGAAGAATCCTGACGTTAAAAATGAAAACAGGATTGTTTGAGAATCCATATCCTGAATCAGCAGCACTTGAAAATTTTGGCAAACCGGAATACCAGACACTTGCACTGGATGCAGCACGTGAAGCAATGACATTACTAAAAAATCAAAACAATATATTACCACTTTCTAAGAATACAAAAGTGCTGGTTGCAGGTCCGTCTGCACAAAGCATCAGTGCATTGAATGGCTGCTGGAGTTATACCTGGCAGGGGAAAGAGGAGCAGTGGTATCCCACCGACAGCAAAACAATTTACCAGGCAATTAAAGATAAAGTTGGGGCAGCGAATATTATCACTACATCAGGAAAGGGTTTTGATAATTCCATGAACTATGATATTGCAGCATTAACAAATGCAGCTGCAAATGCTGATGTAATTATTTTATGCATTGGAGAAAATGCTTATGCTGAAAGTCCAGGCAATACGCCTGATCTTGCATTGGATAAAAATCAGGCAGATCTTGCAATTGCTGCTTACTTAACAGGCAAACCTGTGATACTGGTGTTAACAGAAGGAAGACCAAAGTTTATCACCAATATTGAACCTCCTGCAAAAGGGATATTAATGGCTTACTGGAGTGGAAAAAAAACTGGTGAAGCTGTAGCTGATGTATTGTTTGGTGATTATAATCCTGATGGAATTCTTCCATTCAGTTATCCACGCAGTATGGGTGAAATGGTTTTGTACGACCGTAAACCTTCAGAAGATGTAAGGGAAGTATTTAACGATGATATTCATACAGGCTATAATCCATTGTATCCGTTTGGTCATGGATTGAGTTATACAACTTTTGAATACAGCGATATACAATTAAGCACAACAGAATTAAAAGGCGATGAAAAGTTAACAGTAAGTGTTACGGTAAAAAACACCGGAGGCTGGCCTGGCAAACATACTGTAGAATTATATACGCATGATGTGTATGCAAGCATTACACCAAGTATGAAACGTTTAAGGGCTTTCAAGAAAATATACTTGACAGCAGGTGCTATGCAAACCGTAACATTCACCATTAATAAAAATGACCTTGCTTTTGTAAATGCACAATTGAAGACAGTAACTGAACCGGGTGAGTTTGAAGTAATCATTGGAAAAAATAAAGTGAAGTTTAATTATAACTAA
- a CDS encoding glycoside hydrolase family 27 protein yields MKKIALAFLLTFSVSLIYAQKFEGLAPTPPMGWNSWNTFQTNISEKLVMEIADDMVKSRMKDAGYNYIVLDDGWMAKERNKNGDLVPDPQKFPNGLKTVIDYVHSKGLKFGLYNCAGTLTCAGYPGTRGYEYQDARFYASLEIDFLKYDWCSTEGITAKEAYRTMSNAIKVAGRPIVFSLCEWGTYEPWLWAKDIGQLWRISGDIYNCFDCIKDHGTWKSLGVTHIIDIRKNIRQYAGPDHWNDPDMMEVGNGMSVSEDRAHFSMWCMLAAPLIAGNDLRSMTKETISILTDKEAIAVDQDSLGVQAYLYQQKDSVDTWIKPLAHNELAICFLNRSKKPVSVTYDFKQNPVSDSVSNTFINFNATAYSIKDLWMKKEIGTTKNAWTGIVQGHDVVMLRLTVEKPAIKKIKQKSK; encoded by the coding sequence ATGAAAAAAATTGCACTTGCATTTCTGTTGACTTTTTCTGTTTCACTTATTTACGCACAAAAGTTTGAAGGATTAGCCCCAACTCCACCAATGGGATGGAACAGCTGGAACACTTTTCAAACAAATATTTCTGAAAAACTGGTAATGGAAATTGCAGATGATATGGTTAAAAGCAGAATGAAGGATGCAGGTTATAACTATATTGTTTTAGATGATGGCTGGATGGCAAAAGAAAGGAATAAAAATGGCGACCTTGTTCCCGATCCGCAAAAATTTCCCAATGGACTAAAGACTGTTATTGATTATGTGCATTCCAAAGGATTAAAGTTTGGTTTATATAATTGTGCAGGTACGTTAACCTGTGCAGGTTATCCCGGAACAAGAGGATACGAATACCAGGATGCACGTTTCTATGCTTCGCTTGAAATTGATTTTCTGAAATACGACTGGTGCAGTACAGAAGGCATTACGGCAAAAGAAGCTTACCGTACAATGAGCAACGCTATTAAAGTGGCTGGTCGTCCAATAGTTTTTAGTTTATGTGAGTGGGGTACTTATGAACCCTGGTTATGGGCAAAAGATATCGGGCAGTTATGGCGCATCAGTGGTGATATTTATAATTGTTTTGACTGTATAAAAGATCATGGTACCTGGAAGAGTTTGGGAGTAACTCATATTATTGATATACGCAAAAATATCCGCCAGTATGCAGGTCCGGATCATTGGAATGATCCTGATATGATGGAAGTGGGAAATGGCATGAGTGTAAGTGAAGACAGGGCACATTTCTCCATGTGGTGCATGCTGGCAGCCCCGTTGATTGCCGGTAATGATTTACGTTCAATGACCAAAGAAACCATTTCAATTCTCACAGATAAAGAAGCAATTGCTGTTGATCAGGATTCTTTGGGAGTGCAGGCTTATCTTTATCAGCAAAAGGACAGTGTTGATACATGGATAAAACCACTTGCTCACAACGAACTTGCCATCTGCTTTTTAAACCGCAGTAAAAAGCCTGTTTCGGTGACTTATGATTTTAAACAAAACCCTGTATCTGATTCTGTTTCCAATACGTTTATCAATTTTAATGCAACAGCTTACAGCATTAAAGACCTGTGGATGAAAAAAGAAATCGGAACAACAAAGAACGCATGGACAGGAATTGTACAGGGGCATGATGTGGTAATGCTGAGATTAACAGTTGAAAAACCGGCTATTAAAAAGATCAAACAAAAATCAAAATGA
- a CDS encoding AGE family epimerase/isomerase, with amino-acid sequence MTTLKADISSDILAKYKSEMKEELNTILSYWMNFTIDKEQGGFYGSINNENIPDRTAPKGIVLNSRILWAFSAAYEFTRDQSHLNTATTAFNYIINHFFDHEYGGVFWSVDSTGQMKDGRKQIYGLAFCIYGMAAYYKASGNGMALHFAKDLYNSIEQYSFDEKKGGYIEAFDRMWKDADDLRLSDKDDNERKTMNTHLHIVEAYAELYKVWPDDGLRKKIIHLLELFQQHFINKENHHLHLFFTDEWVSKSTLHSYGHDIEASWLLQQCAEVIEHQSLIGIFKQFAISIADAAAEGLDTDGGLWYEYEPEKDALIHEKHSWPQAEAMIGFYNAWQLTREEKYLRYSLQSWDFVKKHILNKENGEWYWGVNKDYSLMQKEKAGFWKCPYHNSRACIEMYKRISIVP; translated from the coding sequence ATGACAACCCTGAAGGCAGATATCAGTTCAGACATCTTAGCAAAGTATAAATCTGAAATGAAAGAAGAACTGAATACAATTCTCTCTTACTGGATGAATTTTACCATCGACAAAGAGCAGGGTGGTTTTTATGGCAGCATCAACAATGAAAATATTCCCGACAGAACTGCTCCGAAAGGAATTGTTCTTAACAGCCGCATACTCTGGGCATTCTCTGCTGCTTATGAATTCACAAGGGACCAATCGCACCTAAACACAGCCACAACTGCGTTTAATTATATTATTAATCATTTTTTTGATCATGAGTATGGAGGCGTTTTCTGGTCTGTTGATTCAACAGGACAGATGAAAGATGGCAGGAAACAGATTTACGGACTTGCATTCTGCATTTATGGAATGGCAGCATATTACAAAGCATCCGGTAATGGAATGGCATTGCATTTTGCAAAGGATTTGTATAACAGTATTGAGCAATACAGTTTTGATGAAAAGAAAGGCGGATATATTGAAGCTTTTGACCGGATGTGGAAAGACGCAGATGACTTACGTTTAAGTGATAAAGATGACAATGAACGAAAAACAATGAATACGCATCTGCATATAGTGGAAGCTTATGCAGAACTTTATAAAGTATGGCCTGATGATGGACTGAGAAAAAAAATCATTCACCTGCTTGAATTATTTCAGCAGCATTTCATCAACAAAGAAAATCACCATCTCCATCTGTTTTTTACTGATGAATGGGTATCAAAATCAACTCTGCACTCTTATGGGCATGATATTGAAGCATCATGGCTGTTGCAGCAATGTGCAGAAGTTATAGAACATCAATCTCTGATCGGAATATTTAAACAGTTTGCCATTTCAATAGCTGATGCGGCAGCTGAAGGTTTGGATACTGATGGAGGGTTGTGGTATGAATATGAGCCGGAGAAAGATGCACTGATTCATGAAAAGCATTCATGGCCGCAGGCCGAAGCAATGATTGGTTTTTATAATGCCTGGCAGTTAACCAGGGAAGAAAAATATCTTCGATACTCTCTGCAAAGCTGGGATTTTGTAAAGAAACATATTCTTAATAAAGAAAACGGTGAGTGGTATTGGGGAGTAAATAAAGATTACTCACTGATGCAGAAAGAAAAAGCAGGCTTCTGGAAATGCCCTTATCATAACAGCAGGGCCTGTATAGAAATGTATAAACGTATTTCAATTGTACCCTGA
- a CDS encoding glycosidase translates to MRSNFFSRLAKLEKSHETLLQQTNSKEGSGNGIIERYINPVLTASHTPLFWRYDLNFDSNPFLMERFVINAVLNAGAIKWNDKYIVVARVEAADRKSFFAVAESPNGIDNFKFWDYPVVMPETSVPDTNVYDMRLVQHEDGWIYGLFCTERRDPKASEGDQTSAIAQCGIARTKDLVSWERLNDLITPSPQQRNVVLHPEFVNGKYAFYTRPQDSFIEAGKGGGIGFGLSDSIENAKIDKETVIDKKIYHTVYEMKNGQGPAPLKTKLGWLHLAHGVRNTAAGLRYVLYMFMTDLNDLTKIIYKPAGYFIAPEADERIGDVSNVVFSNGWIADDDGTVFIYYASSDTRLHVATSTVKQLLDYVVNTAADGYRSAETVKTLTALIDKNLSEELVKVEHSKSEKSARTSLK, encoded by the coding sequence ATGCGAAGTAATTTCTTTAGTCGCTTAGCAAAGCTGGAGAAAAGTCATGAGACCCTGTTGCAGCAAACGAACTCAAAAGAAGGATCAGGAAACGGAATCATTGAGAGATATATAAACCCTGTATTAACAGCATCTCATACTCCTTTATTCTGGCGGTATGATCTTAATTTCGACAGCAATCCATTCCTGATGGAACGCTTTGTAATCAATGCAGTTTTAAATGCAGGTGCTATTAAATGGAATGATAAATATATTGTAGTGGCAAGGGTTGAAGCTGCTGACCGTAAATCATTCTTTGCTGTTGCTGAAAGCCCTAACGGAATTGATAATTTTAAATTCTGGGATTACCCGGTGGTAATGCCTGAAACCAGTGTGCCCGATACCAATGTGTATGATATGCGTTTGGTACAGCACGAAGATGGATGGATCTATGGATTGTTTTGTACAGAACGGAGAGATCCGAAAGCTTCAGAAGGAGATCAAACTTCAGCCATTGCTCAATGTGGTATTGCAAGAACAAAAGACCTGGTTAGCTGGGAAAGACTCAATGATCTTATTACACCATCGCCACAACAGCGAAATGTAGTGTTGCATCCTGAATTTGTAAATGGGAAATATGCTTTTTATACAAGACCACAGGATAGTTTTATTGAAGCAGGAAAAGGCGGAGGCATTGGCTTTGGATTAAGTGATTCAATTGAAAATGCAAAGATTGATAAGGAAACAGTTATTGATAAAAAAATATACCATACTGTTTATGAAATGAAGAATGGTCAGGGGCCTGCACCGCTCAAAACAAAATTAGGATGGCTGCACCTTGCTCATGGCGTAAGAAATACAGCAGCGGGATTAAGATATGTGCTGTATATGTTTATGACTGATTTGAACGATCTTACGAAAATAATTTACAAGCCTGCCGGTTATTTTATAGCACCTGAAGCTGATGAGCGCATTGGAGATGTATCGAATGTAGTGTTCAGTAATGGCTGGATTGCAGATGATGACGGAACTGTATTTATTTATTACGCTTCCTCTGATACACGTTTGCATGTGGCAACTTCCACGGTGAAGCAATTGCTCGATTATGTTGTTAATACAGCAGCTGATGGATACAGATCGGCCGAAACAGTTAAAACATTAACTGCATTGATCGATAAAAATCTATCGGAAGAGTTGGTGAAAGTTGAGCATAGTAAATCAGAAAAATCAGCAAGAACATCTCTCAAGTAA
- a CDS encoding Na+:solute symporter, which produces MKLELIDISIVILYLASMLIIGWVLRKKARQNKESYMMGGKKLPWYMLGLSDASDMFDISGTMWMVSLCFVYGIKSMWLPFLWPVFNQVFNMMFLAKWLRRSNANTGAEWLQTRFGLKGKGVTGSHNIVVAFALIGCLGFLAYGFIGLGKFIEIFVPWNLVQPYIPFDIAPQYVAHFYGIVFTLFAMFYSILGGMHSIVIGDLIKYAIMTVGCIAIAVIAMMHLHGNTLNVPAGWDNPFFGWNLDMNWAGIVEDANKKIAEDGYSLFGIFFMMMIFKGVFASLAGPAPNYDMQKVLSTKSPKEASKMTGFVSVVLLPIRYFMVIGLTVLGLLYYNQLNLSNGAGGTDFERVLPAAINNFLPVGILGLVLTGLLGAFMGTFSGTLNAAQAYIVNDIYLKYVNPHASTRKIMGMNYFTGIIVVAVGVTLGFFAKDVNSILQWIVSGLYGGYIAANVLKWYWWRFNANGFYYGMLTGIAGALVFSRFFNGVEFLYYFPLLFALSIAGCLIGTYTAPATEVEILKKFYSTVRPWGFWKPIHELVIKDNPSFEPNKRFKLDMFNVVIGIVAQCCLTILPMYIVLWLKLPLLITVVILIVIGFILKKTWWNKLED; this is translated from the coding sequence ATGAAATTAGAATTAATTGATATAAGCATTGTTATTCTGTACCTCGCTTCTATGCTGATTATTGGATGGGTATTACGGAAAAAAGCCAGACAAAATAAAGAGAGTTATATGATGGGCGGGAAAAAACTCCCCTGGTATATGCTCGGCTTAAGTGATGCTTCTGATATGTTTGATATCAGCGGCACCATGTGGATGGTATCCCTGTGTTTTGTATATGGAATAAAAAGTATGTGGCTGCCTTTTTTGTGGCCGGTGTTTAACCAGGTATTTAATATGATGTTCCTGGCTAAATGGTTGAGAAGATCAAACGCAAATACAGGAGCTGAGTGGTTGCAAACAAGATTTGGATTGAAAGGAAAAGGAGTAACAGGATCGCACAATATTGTTGTGGCATTTGCACTGATTGGCTGTCTTGGTTTTTTGGCTTATGGATTTATCGGGTTGGGAAAGTTCATTGAAATATTTGTTCCGTGGAATTTGGTACAGCCTTATATTCCTTTTGATATAGCACCACAATACGTAGCTCATTTTTATGGAATTGTATTTACACTGTTTGCTATGTTCTATTCCATTTTGGGAGGCATGCACAGTATTGTTATTGGCGATTTGATCAAATATGCAATCATGACTGTGGGATGTATTGCCATAGCAGTTATAGCCATGATGCATCTGCATGGAAATACATTGAATGTTCCTGCCGGATGGGACAATCCATTCTTTGGCTGGAACCTGGATATGAACTGGGCCGGTATTGTTGAAGATGCCAACAAAAAAATTGCAGAGGATGGATACAGTTTATTCGGCATCTTTTTTATGATGATGATTTTTAAAGGAGTGTTTGCTTCACTGGCCGGTCCTGCACCGAACTATGATATGCAAAAAGTATTGTCAACAAAATCGCCGAAGGAAGCATCGAAAATGACAGGCTTTGTTTCCGTTGTATTGTTGCCCATCAGGTATTTTATGGTAATTGGACTTACTGTACTTGGCTTACTGTATTATAATCAGCTGAATTTAAGTAATGGTGCAGGGGGAACGGATTTTGAACGTGTGCTTCCTGCAGCTATCAATAACTTTTTACCGGTTGGTATTTTGGGCCTTGTGTTAACAGGTTTGCTGGGAGCATTTATGGGCACTTTCTCCGGCACACTGAATGCTGCACAGGCATATATCGTAAATGATATCTACCTGAAGTATGTCAATCCTCATGCATCTACCAGGAAGATTATGGGAATGAATTATTTCACAGGAATTATTGTGGTGGCAGTTGGTGTAACACTCGGTTTTTTTGCAAAGGATGTTAACAGTATCCTGCAATGGATTGTATCAGGTTTGTATGGAGGTTATATAGCTGCCAATGTGTTGAAATGGTATTGGTGGAGGTTTAATGCAAATGGTTTTTATTATGGTATGTTAACCGGTATTGCAGGAGCATTAGTCTTTTCAAGATTTTTTAATGGGGTTGAATTTCTGTATTACTTCCCGCTATTGTTTGCTTTGTCAATTGCAGGCTGTTTAATTGGAACATATACCGCACCTGCTACTGAAGTGGAAATACTGAAAAAGTTTTACAGTACGGTGCGTCCATGGGGTTTCTGGAAACCAATTCATGAACTGGTGATAAAGGATAATCCTTCGTTTGAACCAAATAAACGGTTTAAGCTGGATATGTTTAATGTGGTGATTGGTATTGTCGCTCAATGCTGTTTAACCATTTTGCCAATGTATATCGTACTCTGGTTAAAATTACCCCTGTTAATTACAGTGGTGATATTGATTGTTATTGGATTTATATTAAAGAAAACATGGTGGAATAAACTGGAAGATTGA
- a CDS encoding cellulase family glycosylhydrolase: MQRRQQQFFIDNKPYYYIGVNYWYGGLVANDAKGKERIRKELDFLKSKGVNNLRVMAGAEGKGQINGVPRVEPALQTKAGVFSTDQLKGLDFLLTEIEKRKMKAVIFFSNNWEWSGGFLQYLNWNGLIADSVLQRKLSWGEMRDYVSQFYNCSNCMLQYEQQVKLIVQRINTITKKKYTDDPSIMAWEIANEPRPMRPAAIDAYKNFISHTAAYIRSMDQHHLITIGSEGEMGSENMDVFEAIHADKNIDYATIHIWPKNWGWFTDTAIGKVLMK; this comes from the coding sequence GTGCAACGCAGACAACAACAGTTTTTTATTGACAATAAGCCCTATTATTATATCGGGGTCAATTACTGGTATGGAGGTTTAGTGGCAAATGATGCAAAAGGAAAAGAACGCATAAGAAAAGAACTTGATTTTTTGAAAAGCAAAGGGGTTAACAATCTCCGTGTAATGGCCGGTGCTGAAGGCAAAGGACAGATTAATGGTGTTCCGAGAGTTGAGCCTGCTTTGCAAACAAAGGCCGGTGTATTCAGTACTGATCAGTTAAAAGGGCTTGATTTTTTACTTACTGAAATAGAAAAACGAAAAATGAAAGCCGTTATCTTTTTCAGTAACAACTGGGAATGGAGCGGGGGCTTTTTACAATACCTTAACTGGAATGGATTGATTGCTGATTCTGTACTGCAGCGTAAACTAAGCTGGGGTGAAATGAGGGATTATGTGAGTCAGTTTTATAATTGTTCAAACTGTATGCTGCAATATGAACAACAGGTAAAATTGATTGTACAAAGAATCAACACAATCACTAAGAAAAAATATACTGACGATCCTTCCATCATGGCATGGGAAATTGCCAATGAACCAAGACCCATGCGCCCGGCAGCAATTGATGCGTATAAAAATTTTATCAGTCATACAGCTGCATACATCAGGTCAATGGATCAGCATCATTTAATTACCATTGGCAGCGAAGGTGAAATGGGCAGTGAGAATATGGATGTGTTTGAAGCGATCCATGCAGATAAAAATATTGATTATGCAACCATCCATATTTGGCCCAAAAACTGGGGATGGTTTACAGACACTGCTATTGGAAAAGTTTTGATGAAGTAG